The genomic segment TTTCTCAGGATTTTCGGATTTGAAAATACCTGAACCTACGAATACGCCATCTGCGCCAAGTTCCATCATAAGTGCGGCATCTGCAGGTGTCGCCACGCCGCCCGCTGCATAGTTTGTCACAGGTAGACGTCCGTGTTTTTTGATGGCAAGAAGGATTTCATAAGGTGCACCAAGATTGCGCGCTTCCGTCATTACTTCGTCGTCATTCATATGAACAAGTCTACTCACTTGGGCATTCACCATACGAAGGTGACGTACCGCTTCGACAATATTCCCCGTTCCCGGTTCGCCTTTTGTACGAAGCATTTTAGCCCCTTCACCAAGACGACGCGCTGCTTCTCCAAGATCACGAGCTCCACAAACGAACGGCACACTGTATGCGCTCTTCAGTAAATGGAATTCCTCATCCGCAGGAGTAAGTACTTCACTTTCATCGATATAATCAACACCAAGTGCCTCAAGTACGCGGGCTTCGGAAATATGAC from the Sporosarcina psychrophila genome contains:
- the pdxS gene encoding pyridoxal 5'-phosphate synthase lyase subunit PdxS, whose amino-acid sequence is MNFKYGGVIMDVINAEQAKIAEAAGAIAVMALERVPSDIRKAGGVARMADPRIITDVQGAVSIPVMAKARIGHISEARVLEALGVDYIDESEVLTPADEEFHLLKSAYSVPFVCGARDLGEAARRLGEGAKMLRTKGEPGTGNIVEAVRHLRMVNAQVSRLVHMNDDEVMTEARNLGAPYEILLAIKKHGRLPVTNYAAGGVATPADAALMMELGADGVFVGSGIFKSENPEKFARAIVKATENFKDYKLIGELSKDIGEPMKGLEIGTLQVEERMSERGW